Proteins encoded within one genomic window of Candidatus Hydrogenedentota bacterium:
- the rplJ gene encoding 50S ribosomal protein L10, which yields MAKLEKVEAVAEIKQRIEGSQIVILTKYIGMNASQATNLRAKLRNAKVGFKVFKNTLAKRALDELNLSDAARYLEGPIAWAFSDDPVAPAKLLADFEKEVPAVKMNGGILEGKVVSLEQLKALAELPPREVVLAQVVGTIAAPLRNFVGVLNAVPRNLVNVLDQIRKQKEETAETAA from the coding sequence TTGGCTAAGCTGGAAAAAGTGGAAGCTGTGGCCGAAATCAAGCAGCGTATCGAAGGAAGCCAGATCGTCATCCTGACGAAATACATCGGCATGAACGCGAGTCAGGCCACTAACTTGCGCGCGAAACTGCGCAATGCCAAGGTCGGGTTCAAAGTTTTCAAAAACACGCTGGCGAAACGCGCGTTGGACGAGCTCAACCTGTCCGACGCCGCGAGGTACCTCGAGGGCCCGATCGCCTGGGCGTTTTCGGATGACCCCGTGGCGCCCGCCAAACTCCTGGCGGACTTTGAGAAAGAAGTGCCCGCGGTGAAGATGAACGGCGGCATTCTCGAGGGGAAGGTCGTTTCGCTCGAGCAACTGAAGGCCCTTGCCGAACTGCCGCCGCGCGAGGTGGTCCTTGCGCAGGTCGTCGGCACCATCGCCGCGCCGTTGCGCAATTTCGTGGGCGTGCTCAACGCCGTACCCCGCAACCTGGTCAATGTGCTTGACCAGATTCGCAAACAGAAAGAAGAAACTGCAGAAACCGCCGCATGA